A part of Aquibium oceanicum genomic DNA contains:
- a CDS encoding TrkH family potassium uptake protein, with protein sequence MNSHALRAAIHVSAILGIYLALAMLVPAFVDFYYGNNDWRVFALSAFFTGGLSLAVALATQGRPPAATSRFAFLIVNLLWATMAVAGAIPFLASSLAMDVTDAVFESVSGITTTGSTVIVGLDALPPGLLIWRSILQWAGGLGVIVLGLFILPYLNIGGVSYFKIESSDIEDRPFERLSVFATSILGVYSALTMACAIAYAAAGMSGFDAINHALTTLSTGGYSTHDASMGFYGDNLPLLWISSLFMFIGGLPFSILVLLAVRGRVDAARDPQIRVFAGYVFAFGFAVALYLRLTTDVPFSEAFAHSMFNIVSLITTTGYASQDYSLWGAFAVACAFLATFLGGCSGSTAGGIKAYRFIVLFELMANGLRRLVYPSSVQTVRYGDRVVDDDMQRATVLFIASFFVLWGIGTVLLAATGLDFMTSMTGSLTALTNVGPGLGDVIGPAGNFAPLPDLAKWVLALAMLLGRLEILTVLVIFAPVFWRR encoded by the coding sequence TTGAACAGCCACGCGCTCCGTGCCGCGATCCACGTTTCGGCGATTCTGGGTATCTACCTGGCGCTGGCGATGCTGGTGCCGGCCTTCGTCGATTTCTACTACGGCAACAACGACTGGCGCGTCTTTGCGCTGTCGGCCTTCTTCACCGGCGGGCTGTCACTGGCGGTGGCACTGGCGACGCAAGGGCGGCCTCCCGCCGCCACCTCGCGCTTCGCCTTCCTGATCGTCAACCTGCTCTGGGCGACCATGGCGGTCGCGGGCGCCATCCCGTTCCTGGCGTCCTCCCTGGCGATGGACGTTACCGACGCGGTGTTTGAATCCGTCTCCGGAATAACCACCACCGGGTCCACCGTCATCGTGGGGCTCGACGCGCTACCGCCCGGGCTGCTGATCTGGCGCTCGATCCTGCAATGGGCTGGTGGGCTCGGCGTCATCGTGCTGGGCCTCTTCATCCTGCCCTACCTCAACATCGGCGGCGTTTCCTACTTCAAGATCGAATCGAGCGACATCGAGGACCGTCCGTTCGAACGCCTGTCGGTCTTCGCGACCAGCATTCTCGGGGTCTATTCCGCGCTGACGATGGCCTGCGCGATCGCCTATGCCGCGGCCGGCATGAGCGGGTTCGACGCCATCAACCACGCCCTGACCACGCTCTCGACTGGCGGCTACTCCACCCACGACGCCTCGATGGGCTTCTACGGCGACAACCTGCCGCTCCTGTGGATCTCGTCGCTCTTCATGTTCATCGGCGGTCTGCCCTTTTCGATCCTCGTCCTGCTTGCCGTCCGCGGCCGGGTCGACGCGGCCCGCGATCCGCAGATCAGGGTGTTCGCGGGCTACGTCTTCGCCTTCGGCTTCGCGGTGGCGCTCTACCTGCGGCTCACCACCGACGTTCCGTTCTCCGAAGCCTTTGCGCATTCCATGTTCAACATCGTTTCCCTGATCACCACGACCGGCTATGCGAGCCAGGATTATTCGCTCTGGGGCGCCTTCGCCGTCGCCTGCGCCTTCCTCGCAACCTTCCTCGGCGGATGTTCCGGATCCACGGCGGGCGGCATCAAGGCCTATCGGTTCATCGTGCTGTTCGAACTCATGGCCAACGGCCTTCGCCGTCTCGTCTATCCGAGTTCGGTCCAGACGGTTCGCTACGGCGACCGCGTCGTGGACGACGACATGCAGCGGGCCACGGTGCTCTTCATCGCCTCCTTCTTCGTGCTGTGGGGCATCGGAACGGTGCTGCTGGCGGCGACCGGCCTCGATTTCATGACCTCCATGACCGGTTCCCTCACGGCGCTGACGAATGTCGGTCCGGGCCTCGGCGACGTCATCGGTCCAGCGGGCAACTTCGCGCCGCTTCCAGACCTCGCGAAGTGGGTCCTCGCGCTCGCAATGCTGCTCGGCCGGCTGGAAATCCTGACCGTGCTGGTGATCTTCGCACCGGTGTTCTGGCGACGCTGA